Below is a genomic region from Hyphomicrobium nitrativorans NL23.
CCGCCACGTCCGAGGGCGAAGGTTCCCCGGACGCTTCCGCAAAGCGTGAGATCACGAACGCGGCGATTGCGAGCAGGAAAATGAGCGGCAGGTTTCTTGCCACGCCGCGAGCGATGCCGGGTGCTGCGGCCGGGGCAACGGATGTGAGCAATGCCATCACCTCGGGCGGGAGCTGGGGGGCGTCGCTTTCCTCATCGGCTTCTTGCGAAGCGTCCGTCGCGTCGGCTGCTGCGGCTGGTTCCCCTACGGGCTCGCTCTCCTTGTTGTTCACGGCCATCGTGATCAGCGCGATGACAGAAAACAGAACGGCCATGATCGCGTACGCGGACACGTGTCCATAAAGCTCGACGAGTTTAATGGAGAGGGCGGCCGTTGCGAACCCTCCGGCCACGAGAAGGGGCACTGCCACCGTCGCGCGTCCCACGAATTTTGAGATGGCTGAGTCGATCGAACGCTCGGCCCGCTTGAAAAGTCCCTGGAACAGCATCGGCGGTCAGTTCTCCCCTCCCGATCTCAGACGAAGCGGCGAGGATGGGTGCGTTACGACTTCCAAAGCGCGCCGATCACGAAGCCGAGTCCCGCCGCAACGGCGAGGGTGGTCAACGGCTGGTCTTTGACCGACTTGTCGACGGCGCTCTTGAAGTTCTGGGCGACTTCCTGAACCTGCTCGGACGCTTCGCGGCCCTGGTCGGCCACGTTGCGCGCGACGCGCTGGATTTCCTCGCCGGTGCGCTCGGCGAAGTCGGTGGCCTTGTCCGCAAGGTCGTCCGCAGTCTTGCCGCCGCGCGTGGTGGTCGATGAGGTGGTGTTCATGGGAAACGCAGCTCCTGTTCCTGTACCGAGGGGCCGTCCGCCCCGCTTCTGTAAACGCGGACGACTGAACTTGGTTTCACTCGGGAAGCTCAGGACCTTCGTCCGGAAACAGGTGACGGAAGGTGACGATGGTCGTCATCAGAATGGGCACGGCCACAAAGGCGCCGATGGGCCCCCACATCCAGGCCCAGAAGCCGATGGCAAGGAAGACAGCGAAGGGGTTTA
It encodes:
- a CDS encoding glycine zipper domain-containing protein — its product is MNTTSSTTTRGGKTADDLADKATDFAERTGEEIQRVARNVADQGREASEQVQEVAQNFKSAVDKSVKDQPLTTLAVAAGLGFVIGALWKS